The Sphingomonas sinipercae genome contains a region encoding:
- a CDS encoding alpha/beta fold hydrolase: MPRAVTSDKVSLFYKDWGPREGKPIVLLHGWPLTADTFDDLAVALAEDGYRSIVPDRRGFGRSDQPWDGYDYDTFASDTDAVLQDAGIGGPFAVAGFSMGGGEVARLVARHKERITQAILISSVVPYMLQTSDNPNGVPQSTFDEMTAGMKKDRADFFTAFARDFFGVGAISHPVSDAVLHDFFRQAMMAGLKPTLAAAKAFATTDFRGDLSSFTMPTLVIHGTKDVTVPIDVTAREVKKAVPHAQLIEYDGSAHGLFATDKQRLTDDIRAFLGSAAETRSAIPMNQSA; the protein is encoded by the coding sequence ATGCCCCGCGCCGTCACCAGCGATAAGGTTTCCTTGTTCTACAAGGATTGGGGCCCCCGTGAGGGCAAGCCGATCGTCCTCCTCCACGGCTGGCCGCTGACCGCCGACACCTTCGACGACTTGGCTGTGGCGCTGGCCGAGGACGGTTACCGGAGCATCGTGCCCGACCGTCGCGGCTTCGGGCGATCCGACCAGCCTTGGGACGGCTACGACTATGACACGTTCGCATCCGACACCGATGCGGTGCTGCAGGACGCGGGCATCGGCGGCCCGTTCGCGGTCGCCGGCTTCTCGATGGGCGGCGGCGAAGTCGCAAGGCTAGTCGCCAGGCACAAGGAGCGCATCACCCAGGCGATACTGATCAGCTCGGTCGTGCCTTACATGCTGCAAACATCCGACAACCCGAACGGCGTTCCGCAATCGACGTTCGACGAGATGACCGCCGGGATGAAGAAGGACCGCGCCGACTTCTTCACCGCATTCGCGCGCGACTTCTTCGGCGTTGGAGCCATTTCCCATCCGGTCAGCGACGCCGTGCTCCACGACTTCTTCCGCCAGGCGATGATGGCCGGGCTGAAGCCGACGCTTGCCGCCGCCAAGGCGTTCGCAACCACCGACTTTCGCGGCGACCTTTCCAGCTTCACGATGCCGACATTGGTCATCCACGGCACGAAGGACGTGACGGTGCCGATCGACGTCACCGCGCGCGAAGTGAAGAAGGCGGTGCCGCACGCGCAGCTGATCGAATATGACGGCTCCGCCCACGGCCTGTTCGCCACCGACAAGCAGCGGTTGACGGACGATATCCGCGCCTTCCTGGGATCGGCCGCGGAAACCCGCAGCGCGATCCCGATGAACCAGTCGGCCTAG
- a CDS encoding DUF885 domain-containing protein: MRAAHLLFTACAAASLNACAVAPALIAEPAPVVVSPPVAAVSWPAFMNDYIEATFRANPAFAVVSGRHEYDGQLPDWSAEGLAAEQARLQAAIDAAKAFDPARLSPTERFERDYMMAQARNWLFWIATADQPHTNPAYYAGTLDPSAYVVVPYAAPEVRMRAYTRYLSQVPRAASQIRANLRQPLPISFVDYGKSAFGGYAEYYLGDGMKAFAGIGSAAEQAELKAASQAASAAMKALTDWVEAQRPSAGTNFALGAQKFQQMLYDTEMVDTPLTELEAIGRRDMASNQALLKEACGRYDPGQTIQHCMDKMSATKPKGGAVAGARAQLAGLKQFIIDKDLVSIPGTEEAKVDEAPPYNRQNFAYINIPGPYEKGLPSVYYIAPPDPSWSKAARDAFVPGEADLLFTSVHEVWPGHFLNFLHSNRSKFTFGKVFVGYAFAEGWAHYSEEMMRQAGVGGGTDEMMVGQLSNALLRDCRFLSAIGMHSGTMTQQQSFQLFREQCYQDEGTARQQAARGTYDPAYLNYTLGKLMIRKLRDDWIATRGGRAAWKPFHDKFLSFGGPPIPLVRQQMLGGPAQAAF, translated from the coding sequence ATGCGTGCTGCCCACCTTCTTTTCACCGCCTGCGCTGCAGCGTCGTTGAACGCCTGCGCGGTCGCGCCCGCGTTGATCGCCGAACCGGCGCCAGTCGTCGTTTCCCCGCCCGTCGCAGCCGTCAGCTGGCCGGCCTTCATGAACGATTATATCGAGGCCACCTTCCGCGCGAATCCGGCTTTTGCGGTCGTGTCCGGACGGCACGAATATGACGGACAGCTTCCCGACTGGTCGGCCGAGGGACTCGCCGCAGAGCAGGCGCGGCTGCAGGCCGCGATCGACGCCGCCAAGGCTTTCGATCCTGCCCGACTATCGCCGACGGAGCGGTTCGAGCGCGATTACATGATGGCGCAGGCGCGCAACTGGCTGTTCTGGATCGCAACCGCGGACCAGCCGCATACCAACCCCGCTTATTATGCCGGGACGCTCGACCCGTCTGCCTATGTGGTCGTACCCTATGCGGCGCCGGAGGTGCGGATGCGCGCCTATACCCGCTATCTTTCGCAGGTGCCGCGCGCTGCTTCGCAGATTCGCGCCAACCTGCGCCAACCCTTGCCGATTTCCTTCGTTGATTACGGCAAGAGCGCCTTTGGCGGTTACGCGGAATATTATCTGGGCGACGGCATGAAGGCCTTCGCCGGCATCGGCAGCGCGGCCGAGCAAGCGGAGCTCAAGGCCGCCTCGCAGGCGGCTTCGGCGGCGATGAAGGCGCTGACGGATTGGGTGGAGGCGCAGCGGCCAAGTGCCGGAACCAACTTCGCGCTCGGTGCGCAGAAATTTCAGCAGATGCTCTACGACACCGAGATGGTGGACACCCCGCTTACGGAGCTCGAAGCGATCGGGCGCCGCGACATGGCGTCCAACCAAGCGCTGCTGAAGGAAGCTTGCGGCCGCTACGATCCGGGCCAGACGATCCAGCATTGCATGGACAAGATGAGCGCGACCAAGCCCAAGGGCGGCGCGGTCGCCGGCGCCCGGGCGCAGCTTGCCGGGCTCAAGCAATTCATCATCGACAAGGACCTGGTTTCGATCCCCGGGACGGAAGAAGCAAAGGTCGACGAAGCGCCGCCGTACAACCGGCAGAACTTCGCCTACATCAACATTCCGGGGCCGTATGAGAAAGGCTTGCCGTCGGTCTATTACATCGCCCCGCCGGACCCGTCGTGGTCGAAGGCGGCGCGCGATGCCTTCGTTCCGGGCGAGGCGGACCTGCTGTTCACGTCCGTCCACGAAGTCTGGCCGGGCCACTTCCTCAACTTCCTGCACTCCAACCGTTCGAAATTCACCTTTGGCAAGGTGTTCGTCGGCTATGCGTTTGCCGAAGGCTGGGCGCATTACAGCGAGGAGATGATGCGCCAGGCCGGGGTCGGCGGCGGCACCGACGAGATGATGGTCGGGCAGTTGTCCAACGCCCTCCTGCGCGACTGCCGCTTCCTGTCGGCGATCGGGATGCATTCGGGAACGATGACACAGCAGCAGAGCTTCCAGCTGTTTCGTGAGCAATGTTACCAGGACGAAGGCACCGCTCGGCAGCAGGCGGCGCGCGGCACCTACGACCCAGCCTACCTCAACTATACGCTGGGCAAGCTGATGATCCGCAAGCTTCGCGACGACTGGATCGCAACGCGCGGCGGCCGCGCCGCGTGGAAGCCGTTCCACGACAAGTTCCTGAGCTTCGGCGGCCCGCCGATCCCGCTGGTGCGTCAGCAGATGCTCGGCGGGCCTGCGCAGGCGGCCTTCTAG
- a CDS encoding MFS transporter, with protein sequence MTYVPEPLKIPAFRAYWAARLTSTIAQMAMVIVIGWQVYDIARRTMSIGDAAFQLGMIGLVQFVPLFVLTPFSGWAADRFDRRYIARAVIALEMLCALALFMATWSGHVSLPILFVVAGLLGVARAFAGPALGALAPNLVPRDLLPRAIALSSTAWQAGAIIGPALGGILYDVTPHLSYGVSTGLFAFSLVCMFTVGPVPRPEIAPGKPLQRMAEGLRYIRHNRLVLGAITLDLFAVLLGGVTAMLPIYARDILEVGAQGLGPLRAAPAVGATLTAIFFSFRPIRTNVGVKMLAAVVVFGAATAIFGVSTSFYLSLAMLALLGAADMFSVYIRQSLIQLHTPDAMRGRVGAASTLAISASNEMGEARAGFSAALVGPVVATVVGGVAAIVVTLLWSRLFPELRRARSFDLPAPAPEKPPVVAGGA encoded by the coding sequence GTGACCTACGTTCCAGAGCCCCTGAAAATCCCCGCCTTCCGCGCTTATTGGGCGGCTCGGCTCACATCGACCATCGCGCAGATGGCAATGGTCATCGTCATTGGCTGGCAGGTGTACGACATCGCCCGCCGGACCATGAGCATCGGCGATGCCGCCTTCCAGCTCGGCATGATTGGCCTGGTCCAGTTCGTCCCGTTATTCGTCCTGACTCCGTTCAGCGGCTGGGCAGCCGACCGCTTCGACCGCCGCTATATCGCCCGGGCGGTCATTGCGCTGGAAATGCTGTGCGCGCTCGCCTTGTTCATGGCGACCTGGTCGGGCCACGTCTCGCTTCCAATCCTGTTCGTGGTCGCCGGCCTGCTTGGGGTCGCCCGAGCCTTCGCCGGTCCAGCGCTTGGCGCCCTCGCCCCAAACCTGGTGCCGCGCGACCTGCTTCCGCGCGCCATCGCGCTCAGCTCCACCGCCTGGCAGGCGGGCGCGATCATCGGCCCCGCGCTTGGCGGCATCCTTTACGATGTGACCCCGCACTTGTCTTACGGGGTCAGCACCGGCCTGTTCGCATTCTCGCTAGTCTGCATGTTCACCGTCGGACCTGTTCCCCGCCCGGAAATCGCGCCCGGCAAGCCGCTGCAGCGCATGGCCGAGGGGCTGCGCTACATCCGCCACAACCGGCTCGTCCTCGGCGCGATCACGCTCGATCTGTTCGCGGTACTGCTTGGCGGAGTGACGGCGATGCTTCCGATCTATGCCCGCGACATCCTTGAAGTCGGCGCGCAAGGGCTGGGGCCGCTGCGCGCGGCTCCGGCCGTAGGCGCAACCTTGACCGCAATCTTCTTCTCGTTCCGGCCGATCAGGACCAACGTCGGGGTGAAAATGCTCGCAGCGGTCGTCGTCTTTGGTGCCGCGACCGCCATCTTCGGGGTCTCCACCTCCTTTTATCTCTCGCTGGCGATGCTCGCGCTGCTGGGCGCCGCGGATATGTTCAGCGTTTATATCCGCCAATCCCTGATCCAGCTGCATACGCCCGACGCGATGCGCGGCCGGGTTGGAGCGGCCTCGACGCTCGCCATCTCCGCCTCCAACGAAATGGGCGAAGCGCGCGCGGGCTTCAGCGCCGCCCTGGTCGGCCCGGTCGTGGCGACCGTCGTCGGCGGCGTCGCCGCGATCGTCGTCACCCTTCTGTGGAGCCGGCTGTTCCCCGAACTTCGCAGAGCACGCTCCTTCGACCTGCCGGCGCCCGCACCGGAAAAGCCACCGGTCGTCGCTGGCGGCGCCTGA
- the cysK gene encoding cysteine synthase A, whose product MKAASILETIGNTPHIRINHLFGEAEVWVKSERANPGGSIKDRIALAMIEDAERSGKLKPGGTIIEPTSGNTGIGLAMVAAVKGYKLILVMPESMSIERRRLMLAYGAQFDLTPKEKGMKGAIARAQELLAQTENGWIPQQFENPANVEVHARTTAQEILKDFDQPFDALITGVGTGGHITACARVLKEKWPNLKVFAVEPTLSPVISGGEPGPHPIQGIGAGFIPANLDTDVLDGTIQVDPNDAKEMARRAAREEGILVGISSGASLAAVAQKLGELGSGARVLTFNYDTGERYLSVPDFLPNEA is encoded by the coding sequence ATGAAGGCCGCAAGCATCCTCGAGACCATCGGCAATACGCCGCACATTCGCATCAACCACTTGTTCGGCGAGGCGGAAGTATGGGTGAAGTCGGAACGCGCGAACCCGGGCGGATCAATCAAGGACCGGATTGCGCTGGCAATGATCGAGGACGCGGAGCGCAGCGGCAAGCTGAAGCCCGGCGGCACGATTATCGAGCCGACCTCCGGCAACACCGGCATCGGGCTGGCAATGGTCGCCGCGGTCAAGGGCTACAAGCTGATCCTGGTGATGCCCGAGAGCATGAGCATCGAGCGCCGCCGGCTGATGCTCGCTTACGGCGCACAGTTCGACCTGACTCCCAAGGAAAAGGGCATGAAGGGCGCCATTGCCCGCGCGCAGGAGCTGCTGGCGCAAACCGAAAACGGGTGGATCCCCCAGCAATTCGAAAATCCTGCGAATGTCGAGGTTCACGCACGCACGACCGCGCAGGAAATTCTGAAGGATTTCGACCAGCCGTTCGACGCTTTGATTACTGGCGTCGGGACCGGCGGTCACATCACCGCCTGCGCCCGAGTCCTCAAGGAAAAGTGGCCGAATCTAAAGGTTTTCGCGGTCGAGCCGACGCTTTCACCGGTGATTAGCGGCGGCGAGCCGGGCCCTCATCCGATCCAGGGCATCGGCGCCGGATTCATTCCCGCCAACCTCGATACCGATGTCCTCGACGGTACCATCCAGGTCGACCCGAACGATGCCAAGGAGATGGCGCGCCGGGCCGCCCGCGAAGAAGGGATCCTGGTTGGCATTTCGTCCGGGGCGTCCCTTGCCGCGGTAGCGCAGAAGCTCGGCGAATTGGGCTCGGGCGCCCGTGTCCTGACCTTCAACTACGACACCGGCGAACGGTACCTGTCCGTGCCCGATTTCCTCCCAAATGAAGCTTAA